The Phyllopteryx taeniolatus isolate TA_2022b chromosome 7, UOR_Ptae_1.2, whole genome shotgun sequence genome has a segment encoding these proteins:
- the palm1a gene encoding paralemmin 1a, giving the protein MQEVRVQPAGEVHAMKRAVYSVEIKVERDRTTGQTRVLSSQTKLPVDCSRGGVKVYEDEQKVVHEVNGQDGVHLLSAAEVDELILQADQAAVTASVDEATESRSGLGFLAASAFTGPEASPREEDGAPREPVTTVSPGYRSVRDRDGTGEILTLRGGTEAEPEPGAAKEHEAAATPPTGAPMPQTDKRESAGGAAVTAPKEKKACKCCSVM; this is encoded by the exons ATGCAAG AGGTCAGAGTTCAGCCGGCGGGCGAAGTACACGCGATGAAGCGAG CCGTGTACTCCGTGGAGATCAAAGTGGAGCGGGACCGGACCACGGGACAAACGCGCGTCCTCTCTTCGCAGACCAAGCTTCCTGTCGACTGCTCTCGTGGAGGGGTCAAAGTTTACGAGGATGAGCAGAAAG TGGTCCACGAGGTCAACGGCCAGGACGGCGTCCATCTGCTCAGCGCCGCCGAGGTGGACGAGCTCATCCTTCAAGCCGATCAGGCGGCCGTCACGGCGAGCGTAGATGAGGCGACCGAGTCACGCTCGGGCCTCGGATTCTTGGCGGCGAGCGCGTTCACCGGGCCCGAGGCCTCGCCCCGGGAGGAGGACGGCGCCCCCCGGGAGCCTGTCACCACGGTGTCTCCTGGGTACCGAAGCGTGCGGGACCGGGACGGCACCGGCGAGATCCTGACTCTGCGGGGCGGCACCGAGGCGGAGCCAGAGCCCGGGGCGGCGAAGGAACATGAGGCCGCGGCGACCCCGCCGACCGGCGCCCCGATGCCACAGACGGACAAGCGCGAGTCAGCGGGGGGCGCTGCCGTGACCGCGCCCAAGGAGAAAAAAGCCTGTAAGTGCTGCAGCGTCATGTGA
- the misp gene encoding mitotic interactor and substrate of PLK1, translating to MDNIPRRWVLKPLLPPLHLSDLRRTTGPSRGEDDVLSPDGLAVQPRQVTVSRDGGDSGDEWYPGSPGSSSGSRSGFYSFVEDPGSPEAELNEAWMVSPQRQVHLTTLMEDKAFKVQTYTSGKKPETLFTVSESQYKFQPENHCQVFGEEEEKQLRKEIIQKQAPKKKSTFKLSDQVSVLEKLDWSQPTSMLTKGSGLSSSPVRLEPSFPVDAGTIDRAQIDFSAARQQFLELERDKRNFLVNPWRSRVSSKMEKEDTTCSESGEDKTSTGTEQKSSVRGILNDPGLLVVEDLCGGSISDKDVFDDSSVQTTRKEKSDVHNETPIEKEIRLVQEREENLRRLRGLKHSDGLSEMVKIHTKRVQSPLISHKAKEKNHVSFIIQQESHKEKVDQQSPETPKELLDTKRQFQEDLQDQEVFLSHCCPHRHAEETSSSLSMILPVSPQHVPSWTRTLSWRANQESTGLQCGKTSVPDFIEKEIEETLLREQELQESRQSRESLESRQSRESRESSDSRLSRESRAFGESRGFRESSLLSPAPLVEQASKMAVKQLDPTENAGLTGTPPRDFEERRARQRMDDTPYAGIQTIDDINNQVVESTRVIRHKNQRALRWEAGVFANQLDQKEHIGHRVQIQIQNQNLDHLDQLLHCGEM from the exons ATGGACAACATTCCCAGAAGGTGGGTGCTGAAGCCTCTGCTCCCCCCGCTGCATCTCTCTGACCTACGTCGCACGACGGGTCCGAGCAGAGGTGAAGATGACGTGTTGTCCCCTGATGGCCTGGCGGTCCAGCCCCGCCAGGTCACCGTCTCACGGGATGGGGGTGACAGCGGCGACGAGTGGTATCCCGGCAGTCCCGGCAGCAGCTCGGGATCTCGCAGCGGCTTCTACTCGTTCGTGGAGGACCCAGGAAGTCCGGAAGCAGAGCTGAATGAAGCATGGATGGTAAGCCCTCAGCGGCAGGTTCATCTCACCACCCTGATGGAGGACAAGGCCTTTAAAGTGCAGACGTACACCAGTGGCAAGAAACCAGAGACTTTGTTTACAGTCTCAGAGTCACAGTACAAATTCCAACCAGAAAACCACTGCCAAGTATTTGGGGAGGAAGAAGAGAAGCAACTGAGGAAGGAAATCATCCAAAAGCAAGCCCCAAAGAAGAAGTCAACTTTCAAACTAAGTGACCAAGTGAGTGTGCTGGAGAAGCTGGATTGGAGTCAGCCTACAAGTATGCTGACAAAAGGTTCCGGTTTAAGCTCCAGTCCCGTCAGACTAGAACCCTCTTTCCCCGTAGACGCTGGGACGATTGACAGGGCTCAGATTGACTTCAGTGCAGCTCGGCAGCAGTTCCTGGAGCTGGAGCGGGACAAGCGGAATTTCCTTGTCAACCCTTGGAGGTCACGTGTGTCCAGTAAGATGGAGAAAGAGGACACAACATGCTCTGAATCTGGTGAAGATAAAACCTCAACTGGGACTGAGCAGAAGTCAAGCGTGAGGGGAATACTGAATGACCCAGGTTTGTTGGTTGTGGAGGACTTGTGCGGTGGGTCCATCAGTGACAAAGATGTGTTTGACGACAGCAGTGTCCAAACAACTAGGAAAGAGAAGTCTGATGTTCACAATGAAACCCCGATTGAGAAAGAGATCCGCTTAGTTCAAGAACGTGAGGAAAACCTCAGACGCTTACGAGGCCTTAAGCACAGTGACGGACTCTCAGAGATGGTGAAGATTCACACCAAGCGGGTGCAGTCACCGCTAATATCTCACAAGGCCAAAGAGAAGAACCATGTGAGCTTCATCATTCAGCAAGAAAGCCACAAAGAGAAGGTCGATCAGCAGAGTCCAGAAACACCAAAGGAGCTTTTAGACACAAAGAGACAGTTCCAGGAAGACCTACAGGACCAGGAGGTCTTTTTGTCCCATTGCTGTCCTCATAGACACGCTGAGgaaacctcctcctccttgtccaTGATATTGCCCGTGTCTCCTCAGCATGTCCCGTCATGGACCAGAACTCTTTCTTGGAGAGCCAACCAGGAGTCCACCGGCCTGCAGTGCGGGAAAACCAGTGTCCCAGATTTCATCGAGAAGGAGATCGAAGAGACTTTGCTACGAGAGCAGGAGCTTCAGGAGTCCAGACAGTCTAGAGAGTCCTTGGAGTCCAGACAGTCCAGGGAATCTAGAGAGTCCAGCGACTCCAGACTGTCCAGAGAGTCTAGAGCGTTTGGAGAGTCCAGAGGGTTCAGGGAGTCCAGCCTCCTCTCTCCCGCTCCTTTAGTGGAGCAGGCATCGAAGATGGCCGTCAAGCAGTTGGACCCCACAGAAAACGCAG GCCTGACGGGGACGCCGCCGAGGGACTTCGAGGAGCGACGAGCGCGACAGAGGATGGACGACACCCCC TACGCCGGAATCCAGACCATCGATGACATCAACAACCAG GTTGTGGAATCAACTCGAGTTATTCGACATAAAAACCAACGCGCACTCCGCTGGGAGGCGGGTGTCTTTGCCAACCAGCTGGACCAGAAGGAACACATCGGCCACCGCGTCCAGATCCAGATCCAGAACCAGAACCTAGACCACCTAGATCAACTACTGCATTGTGGTGAAATGTAG